A genome region from Streptomyces antimycoticus includes the following:
- a CDS encoding GMC family oxidoreductase — translation MDQFDYVVVGGGTAGSVVASRLSEDPSVSVCLLEAGPSDLGDDNILRLNRWMWLLESGYDWDYPVERQEKGNSFLRHARAKVLGGCSSHNSCIAFWAPAEDLDEWAAMGLDGWSAADCFPLYRRLEDNDAPGDHHGRGGPVRIRTVPPEDPCGTAVLAACEEVGIPIAPFNTGTTVLDGANWFQINAREDGTRCSASVAYLHPVMDSRPNLEVRTGLQAKRLALDENLRCTGVDYLSPDLIRTLRVHARREVIVSCGAIDTPKLLMLSGIGPAGHLRETGVEVLVDSPGVGGNLQDHPEGVIMWNAEQPMINTSTQWWEIGIFTTTEPDLDRPDLMFHYGAMPFDLNTYRRGYPTSENAFSLTPNVTRARSRGTVRLATRDFRDKARVDPRYFTDPYDIGIMTHGLLLARKIAARPALAMWAGAELAPGPDVNSSDELAAYIRETHNTVYHPACTVRMGAPDDPDAPLDPRLRVKGVTGLRVADGSAMPHLTAVNPCITTMMIGEKCADMIKRGHP, via the coding sequence GTGGACCAGTTCGACTACGTGGTGGTCGGCGGCGGTACGGCCGGATCGGTGGTCGCGTCGCGGCTGTCCGAGGACCCCTCGGTGAGCGTCTGCCTGCTGGAGGCGGGTCCGTCCGACCTCGGGGACGACAACATCCTGCGGCTGAACCGCTGGATGTGGCTGCTGGAGTCCGGCTACGACTGGGATTACCCGGTCGAACGGCAGGAGAAGGGCAACAGCTTTCTGCGCCACGCCCGCGCCAAGGTGCTCGGCGGCTGCTCCTCGCACAACTCCTGCATCGCCTTCTGGGCCCCCGCCGAGGACCTCGACGAATGGGCCGCCATGGGCCTGGACGGCTGGTCGGCCGCCGACTGCTTCCCGCTCTACCGGCGCCTGGAGGACAACGACGCACCCGGCGACCACCACGGCCGCGGCGGCCCGGTCCGGATCCGCACCGTGCCGCCCGAGGACCCGTGCGGCACGGCGGTGCTGGCGGCCTGCGAGGAGGTGGGCATCCCGATCGCCCCGTTCAACACCGGGACGACGGTGCTGGACGGCGCCAACTGGTTTCAGATCAACGCCCGCGAGGACGGCACCCGCTGCTCCGCCTCGGTCGCCTACCTCCACCCCGTCATGGACTCCCGGCCCAATCTGGAGGTGCGCACTGGACTGCAGGCCAAGCGGCTGGCCCTGGACGAGAACCTGCGCTGTACCGGTGTCGACTACCTCTCCCCCGATCTCATCCGCACCCTGCGGGTGCACGCCCGGCGCGAGGTCATCGTCTCCTGCGGCGCCATCGACACGCCGAAGCTGCTGATGCTCTCCGGTATCGGCCCCGCCGGACATCTGCGGGAGACCGGGGTGGAGGTGCTCGTGGACTCCCCCGGGGTCGGTGGCAACCTCCAGGACCACCCCGAGGGCGTCATCATGTGGAACGCCGAGCAACCCATGATCAACACCTCCACCCAGTGGTGGGAGATCGGCATCTTCACCACCACCGAGCCCGACCTGGACCGCCCGGATCTGATGTTCCACTACGGCGCGATGCCCTTCGACCTGAACACCTACCGCCGCGGCTACCCCACCTCGGAGAACGCCTTCTCCCTCACCCCGAACGTCACCCGCGCCCGCTCCCGCGGCACCGTACGGCTGGCCACCCGCGACTTCCGCGACAAGGCGCGCGTCGACCCCCGCTACTTCACCGACCCTTACGACATCGGCATCATGACCCACGGTCTGCTGCTCGCCCGCAAGATCGCCGCCCGGCCCGCGCTGGCCATGTGGGCCGGTGCCGAACTGGCCCCCGGACCCGATGTGAACAGCAGCGACGAGCTGGCCGCCTACATCCGCGAGACCCACAACACCGTCTACCACCCGGCGTGCACCGTTCGGATGGGCGCGCCCGACGACCCGGACGCCCCGCTCGATCCGCGGCTGAGGGTCAAGGGCGTGACGGGGCTGCGGGTCGCGGACGGGTCGGCCATGCCGCACCTCACCGCCGTCAATCCGTGCATCACGACGATGATGATCGGCGAGAAGTGCGCGGACATGATCAAGCGAGGGCATCCCTGA
- a CDS encoding aldehyde dehydrogenase family protein: protein MPELFIGGHWTTALDGHSREIRCPADGSLVAVVDEAGPGDAAAAVAAARDAFDRGSWPGTPAADRGGLLLRVADLLEREKTTLARAESLDTGKRMVESEYDLDDIANCFRYFGNLASSAGAGRVVEVGSAEIDSRVVHEPVGVCVLITPWNYPLLQTAWKVAPALAAGNTFVLKPSELTPHTAIHLMRLLTEAGLPGGAANLILGSGAIAGAPLVTDERVDMVSFTGGVVTGRWIMSAVAPTVKKLALELGGKNPNIVFTDCDFDTAVDYALTAVFLHSGQVCSAGARLLVQEQLHDAFVDEIVHRARNIRLGGPFDENARTGPLISAEHRQKIADYVAAGIDEGAVLRCGGAPPDDPDLEKGYYYLPTVLDDCTPDMSVVQEESFGPVLTVERFRDEDEAVALANDTVYGLAGGVWTQDAEKAQRVASRLRAGTVWINDFHPYVPQAEWGGMKQSGIGRELGPSGLHEYQELKHIWRNTAPRPQRWFE from the coding sequence ATGCCGGAGCTGTTCATCGGCGGCCACTGGACGACCGCCCTCGACGGACACAGCCGCGAGATCCGCTGTCCGGCGGACGGCTCGCTGGTCGCCGTGGTCGACGAGGCGGGGCCGGGCGACGCCGCCGCCGCGGTGGCGGCCGCCCGGGACGCCTTCGACCGCGGATCGTGGCCCGGTACCCCGGCCGCCGACCGGGGCGGGCTGCTCCTGCGGGTGGCCGATCTGCTGGAGCGCGAGAAGACGACGCTCGCCCGCGCCGAGTCCCTGGACACCGGGAAACGGATGGTCGAGAGCGAGTACGACCTCGACGACATCGCGAACTGCTTCCGCTACTTCGGCAACCTCGCCTCCTCCGCCGGCGCCGGCCGCGTGGTGGAGGTGGGCAGCGCGGAGATCGACAGCCGGGTGGTGCACGAACCGGTCGGGGTCTGTGTGCTGATCACGCCGTGGAACTACCCGCTGCTGCAGACGGCCTGGAAGGTGGCGCCCGCGCTGGCCGCCGGGAACACCTTCGTCCTCAAGCCCAGTGAGCTGACCCCGCACACCGCGATCCATCTGATGCGACTGCTGACGGAGGCCGGGCTGCCCGGTGGCGCCGCCAATCTGATCCTGGGCTCGGGGGCCATCGCGGGCGCGCCGCTGGTCACGGACGAACGGGTGGACATGGTGTCCTTCACCGGCGGGGTGGTCACCGGGCGCTGGATCATGTCGGCCGTCGCGCCGACGGTGAAGAAGCTGGCCCTGGAGCTGGGCGGCAAGAACCCCAATATCGTCTTCACCGACTGCGATTTCGACACCGCGGTCGACTACGCGCTCACGGCGGTCTTCCTGCACTCCGGGCAGGTCTGCTCGGCCGGCGCCCGGCTGCTGGTCCAGGAGCAGCTGCATGACGCGTTCGTCGACGAGATCGTCCATCGGGCCCGGAACATCCGGCTGGGCGGGCCGTTCGACGAGAACGCCCGCACCGGCCCGCTGATCTCCGCCGAGCACCGCCAGAAGATCGCCGACTATGTGGCGGCGGGGATCGACGAGGGCGCGGTGCTGCGCTGCGGCGGGGCCCCGCCCGACGATCCCGACCTGGAGAAGGGCTACTACTACCTGCCGACCGTTTTGGACGACTGCACCCCGGACATGTCCGTGGTGCAGGAGGAGTCCTTCGGCCCGGTGCTCACCGTGGAGCGGTTCCGGGACGAGGACGAGGCGGTGGCGCTCGCCAATGACACGGTGTACGGCCTGGCGGGCGGGGTGTGGACCCAGGACGCGGAGAAGGCGCAACGGGTGGCGTCCCGGCTGCGGGCCGGGACCGTATGGATCAACGACTTCCATCCGTATGTCCCGCAGGCCGAGTGGGGCGGGATGAAGCAGTCCGGTATCGGCCGTGAGCTGGGCCCGTCGGGGCTGCACGAGTACCAGGAGCTCAAGCACATCTGGCGCAACACCGCTCCCCGTCCGCAACGGTGGTTCGAATGA